The genomic segment AGcttctcgtctgcatgcCCTGTTCATGCCCCTGTGTATCTCCTGCGTCAGGCGTTTTCTCATTCTCGTCGCAGAAGCATACGCTATGTGTCTCTTCAGGTCGTTACGGAGTGGGGAGCGGGAGACGAAAAcactctgcttcgtctgatGGACATCATGAAGCACCATCTTACAGCTGCCATCGTCTCGAGAGACCCTGAATTTCAGAACCGAATCCTTGCCAACACCATCAACGGCACCACGTACGCAGGCATTCGCGCGCGTACCACTGGTGCACCACAAAATCACTGGTTCGGCCCAGCAGGCGATCCTCTCGGTGCAGGAATTGGCAGCCCAGAAGCTGTCCTTTCCACATGGACTTGTCATCGGTAGGCCAGCAATCCTCACGAGAATGCCGAACATCCTAATTTCTTTCAGAAACGAGGAGCGAGTCTTTTTGCCGTTGCGTTGCATCGCAGACGCCTTTCGATTCAGTCTTGCTTTGTCTAGCACTTCTTTTTGGTTTGTGTACTTCTTCGTATTGGCATGATCACACACGTCCCTCTCTGTTGTGCATGTACCTCGAAAATCGGATGCGCCTGCACGGTCGTTGTTGCAAAACTCGTTACGCAGAATCCTGGGGGCATAAAAGTCCGAGTTCTCTACAAACGCCTAGTCCCAGAATCGCGAGCAACCCACTGGGTATATCCAGTTGTAGACAATTTTGTGGGTATTGCGTAGGTGCCACTGAATATGCACGTATTTTGTAGGGATCCACATGCAGACAAGCACGTGGGCATAGTAGAGGTGTCGCTGAATACATGCGTACTGTTATATGGACAAATATACGTATATGAACGTGCCTCCGTAGGTATACGAAGAGTATGTCTGCATGTACACGTATATGTAAACGGATTTACCTGATTCACTACCGCACGCTTCACCACTGCAAAGGGCTCCCACATTCCGAGGTACGAATAAGGGGTGCATTCATCATTTCGTGCTAAtttcgctttcgtctttGAACAGGGAAATTGTTTTCGACCAGGGACCGATCCCTGGGTCTTGGACTACGCCGCCGCCATCCTGAGGGTGAAACGAATGAATCTTGTTTCACATAAAATGGAGGGAATATTTCAAGCAACTGTCACTCCGGCAACGACCACAGCGTGGCAGCGAAAGAGCACAGAACATCGTAACGAAGAAATAATACGGGAAGATAGTCAGACTTGGCGATCCATCTGATGTCTGACACGAAGCACATGGCACTTATAGAGGAGTCTTTAGCTTCATCGTATTTCACCGTAAAACAGGGCCACCAAATCCACGGCAAAAGACGCTGTTCTTTACAgtcgctttctctggagTTCGTCCCAGAGTTTAAAACAGGAGAGCCAGATCTCAGAGTCACAgatgagaaaaaacgagaccTTACCAACGACAGACAAGTTGGCGtctgtttgcttctctggGTTGGGGGCTCGATGGATGAAACAGAGTCTGTGTTCTCGGAGATGTTCTACATACTCGCAACGGTTGACCTCTCGATTTCAAGTACGCATCTACACGACGCAGAATTTGAGACAGAACGATGTGCAGTCGACCACTGGATATTTCATTTCCTCCGATGTCTCacgggtgtctctctgcaccaGCGTTGCGCGTTTCCCGTCGAACGTcgttttgcgtttttttgtCGCCCCAAGACgcgcctgccttctcttGGAGGCATTCTTGTACAGGCTGGGAAGCACGGGTGTGCGCCTTTGTCAGTTGTCTAACGGCGGGATTTGGGAAtaagaaaagaggaaataTTTAGAGGGGGTGGGTGTTTCGGGTGGGGGGTGATGGAGGGCGAGTGTTTTGAGATTTTTTCGGAGCTCTGTGAATAGCAAGAAGTCAACGCGACGAAGTGCCTTCGTACGTTGAACCAACCCGAAAAATGCGTTTTAGAGAATTGTCCACATCTTATACGAGATATGTAAGAGTACTGGTAAGACTGGCTCTTCAGGACTGTTGACCAACAACACTGCCAAAAAAAATCCTTCTTCTAGGCCTAAAATTCGCATGTTTGATTGACCTCTAGCCTCTAACATACAATCCTCCATGACATATTTATCTATCGAAACGAGACTCGATACGAATAGGGAACAAGCATTCCAACAGAGTTGGCGGATGCACGCCACTGGATGCAAGgatatatttgtgtgtacaCCTATGTGTAAACGCAGGGTAATAAAAAAATGCAAAGTATAGATATGTGAAAAAAATAAAGACGGACTGCGTGTAGTGCTTTCTGTCAATCGTGTTTCGAGGCTTTCCTGCTGAGGAAGTTCCCAACTATCGTGGAAACTCAGGGTTTATGCAAGAGGCAACGAGACGAAAGCTTACAAAAGCAGACAAGCCGCCACGACAATACTCTCTTCGCAAACTCTACACATCGACTCCTTCCGTGCAcgtgtacgtatatatatatatatatatatagggagAGAGGGTAGACCcgtggatatatatatatatatatatatatgtacacatattTCTTGGTGGTCGTAGATCCGCATGCGTAAAGCGGAAAACTATTGACGCATGTACATTTGCATATAAACAAAATTGAAGGAAATTGGTTTATCCATATGAGTTGTTTGCTTGCAACTTTCCAGTGTAATACCTTACTTGCAACTTCCCCGGGAAGTGCCTCGCCTGAAGCTTCCAGGTGTCTGCGAAGCCCCGCTGTCCGTGCGTTTCCGTTCTCGACTCTGTCGCGGACGATTCGAAAAGGCCGGTCACATGCGGGCGAAGTCAAGGATCTACTGGAGAAAGGTACCGCCACTTCGTCGCGTGCTTTCATCGCAGCCAACGATTtcccttcctccctcttctgtcttttgctTGCCCTTCTTCCCGGCAGACATCGTCGAGatgagaaagcgaaaagagtCAAGGAACGACGTGTCACACACCGTGTCACCGcgccctctgcatgcagttgcggAGAAAACCCAGCCAAGCAGACACGCTGTTCCCTCCTTCTACTACTGGGGTTTGCTGCGCTGCACACGGGCACACTCTTTTTGACTTCCAGATCCGCTTTcgccgagaaagagagcgtgAGATCTACGTGTTATACCTCGTTGTCTGCCTCCACTCTCACAGGTCATTCGTTTCCGTCCGTTGTCGTGGGTGGTGTGTTCTCCACGGAGCTGAGAGATGGTCAAAGAAGAACGCATAAGAGAGTCCCAGAAGGGAGACGGTTCACAGTCGAGGGACGACAGAAATCTCTTCTTTGTGCGCTTTTCGGACCCGACAAAGTCTTTCCGACGCAAGGCTGCGGTGTCCGTATACCGCGTGTTGGCGGAGCAAGTGGGAAGAATTCCTCCCGCCCCTCAGCGGCTGCTGTTTTTGTCCGGAAAGTGACTCCGCGAGCGCAGCCAGAAGAAGCGTTCCCTTTCCGCTAAATTTTTCTCAAACTCCCGACAGGAGGATTGTTCTTTTACCCTCTTCACATCACCTCAAACCCGAGTTCTGCTGGCTTCTTCTGGTCCATCGGTGTCCGTCTTTCCCTCTGCAGAGGGGGCTGGATGCTGCAGTTGTCTTTGTTTGCTGCATAAACACGTCGCCCCAgccccctcttcttccgtggCACCTCCTGCCGCCAATTTGCATTCCGTTCATCGTCTCCTGCCCCTCTA from the Toxoplasma gondii ME49 chromosome IX, whole genome shotgun sequence genome contains:
- a CDS encoding hypothetical protein (encoded by transcript TGME49_288455); this encodes MSDTKHMALIEESLASSYFTVKQGHQIHGKRRCSLQSLSLEFVPEFKTGEPDLRVTDEKKRDLTNDRQVGVCLLLWVGGSMDETESVFSEMFYILATVDLSISNIVEMRKRKESRNDVSHTVSPRPLHAVAEKTQPSRHAVPSFYYWGLLRCTRAHSF